Proteins from one Candidatus Planktophila sp. genomic window:
- the pheA gene encoding prephenate dehydratase yields MSTYAYLGPKGTFTEAALKKITSSNDSLIPYANVTAALDAVRVGKAHFALVPIENSVEGVVARTLDELATGTPLTIVGEVTLPVSFALMVKRDVFDIRRIATHPHAEAQCRTYIATNYPEAELIATASTAAAAEAIGRGEFDAAIAAPVAAAHYGLRVIADNIGDNLGAVTRFVLVSKPGVTPKATGLDRTSLAVFIGIDHAGALLDILTEFAKRNVNLTFIQSRPTGLELGHYHFIIDAEGHIADTAVKETVEALRAICEDIRFLGSYPREKAGK; encoded by the coding sequence GTGAGTACATATGCATATCTTGGCCCAAAGGGAACTTTCACCGAAGCGGCACTTAAAAAGATTACCTCTTCTAACGACTCGCTCATTCCTTATGCAAATGTCACAGCAGCGCTAGATGCCGTCCGAGTTGGTAAGGCTCATTTTGCTCTGGTACCCATTGAAAACTCCGTTGAGGGTGTGGTCGCTAGGACTCTTGACGAACTTGCTACAGGCACCCCACTAACAATTGTTGGTGAAGTTACCTTGCCCGTCTCCTTCGCTTTGATGGTTAAGAGAGATGTTTTTGACATACGTCGAATTGCAACCCATCCACATGCAGAAGCTCAGTGCCGAACATACATAGCAACTAATTATCCGGAAGCTGAATTAATAGCTACAGCCTCAACAGCGGCAGCGGCCGAAGCAATTGGACGTGGAGAGTTTGATGCGGCAATTGCTGCCCCAGTAGCCGCTGCGCACTATGGTCTGCGCGTAATCGCCGACAATATTGGTGACAATTTAGGGGCAGTTACTCGCTTCGTTCTTGTTTCAAAGCCAGGCGTGACTCCAAAAGCAACTGGCTTAGATCGCACATCACTGGCGGTATTTATCGGAATAGACCACGCCGGGGCGCTTCTAGATATCTTGACTGAATTTGCTAAACGGAATGTTAATCTAACTTTTATTCAAAGCCGGCCTACAGGTTTAGAGCTGGGACATTACCATTTCATTATCGATGCAGAGGGCCATATTGCAGACACTGCTGTAAAAGAGACGGTTGAAGCTTTGCGTGCGATATGTGAAGACATCCGCTTCCTTGGCTCTTACCCACGAGAAAAGGCTGGAAAATGA